One region of Etheostoma spectabile isolate EspeVRDwgs_2016 chromosome 21, UIUC_Espe_1.0, whole genome shotgun sequence genomic DNA includes:
- the fbrs gene encoding autism susceptibility gene 2 protein homolog isoform X5, whose translation MEGPSRSTGFRQSRRSRSQRDRERRRRRVDLANERATSLSSGSDREACGTNSVLGPGGRECRPGFGRHRPPRRRKRESVSCEEDIIDGFAIASFVSLEALEMDCSLKPSQRTDMLGRRNKGKRGPEENGGGPLSEPEEGAPHSYSSSCWKSRNKRRKIEGHPLETGYICDTESDTGDKASDNDMDPVFTVSTRKVVEPAPSNMGTSMGKICPPLPARCGGVSRLMVTPRVSGLERSQEKSLEQHVPEPVSSSTSSVPFSCLPPPITASGTLPRSSPFNGNGSRHNGSPPLSKPKPFHTLPVRAHSIYNINRNNTPVKPPPSASSVASSSSSMRPPTPSTSVSLPYMRGSGASGPHRPPSRANSGALFASSPGLPPPPPLLQGPGHSTAADQELLRQNLNSHFLNSQEREGRRSVPGSENNAAAAGGSTPGGPSASNSGPGSSGRTSQNQPSIPPLAFQFHHHNHQHQHTHTHQHFTPFLHPTATAPPLFDKYAGKMDGLYRHPFFPQYPPPSVPSIQPVIPPTGPFSSLQGAFQPKPLVPQGAGPDITARLGVVPHHLQPKDPRLTDPFGTSLKISNKPGKWCAMHVYVAWMILSHQKKVKLMQADPHKLDFRSDLLARLPGAGGLGPLGPMGGALPPSHDLTRPPSLFSAAAPHSSFLAPTAHLDPYGRSPPFTPLGALGSGAFGGLGSPTLAGSVYGPKDSPANVVGGMSTPNHHDPWNRLHGGPSGFGPGPSWAKGPDKRDERDRAKEMERRDIPHIKDEKDRYGSQPLEGRAWFFWQDNMLYGRQPVRMSPVAPPFKPRSTPPVSHVNGHSSALGPSTGPIEDLTRSLNRDRDRERDRDGDKRPQPMVSSRGPPLGSSVADRDRPRSSSSSVLTTPPPSNRSAPSPMDLYSRPMAQAAHHNEPSHSQRDGNLPSSSAASASVTSLSQAKKTDRTTTPVSKPPLLLPPVKVKEERKEEPEHIPITLPPPAPNHSFERPNSHPHHHRSGTPSSLSLTPTPGVPLMPPTPNHPSHQHLSLLDRSRAIEAYLGSTGAAGLVMGPGGERFHHGPGQGPSQGPHSFTWDPWRELAAQQQHQHRREALALRSDPHLALRSDPHLARLLQHQRLLEAAAAAANPHHPPTSTSASTSAVHQEFGLMAHHFDRPHHLGPPGGGLIDEEQRAQILREDFERARYFGMHPHIPAGSHLSSPSHAATAAHLEQLHPGLLSHSLQHGAAHASQHHAGLFARLGPLNPQHVPNGILAKTPAGLVGALAVGAPPPLIPSITSRSSTPPRRLGPGELALYSAHKDGESR comes from the exons ATGGACTGCTCTCTGAAGCCCAGTCAGCGCACTGACATGCTGGGAAGGAGGAACAAGGGGAAGAGAGGGCCGGAGGAGAATGGTGGAGGGCCTCTGTCCGAGCCGGAGGAAGGAGCTCCTCACAGCTACTCCAGCAGCTGTTGGAAGAGTAGAAACAAGAGGAGAAAGATAGAG GGACACCCTTTGGAGACTGGCTACATT TGTGACACTGAGAGTGATACAGGAGACAAG GCCTCTGACAACGACATGGACCCAGTCTTCACAGTCAGCACGAGGAAAG TAGTGGAGCCTGCCCCCTCCAACATGGGCACATCCATGGGCAAAATCTGCCCGCCTCTGCCGGCCCGTTGTGGTGGTGTCTCACGGTTGATGGTGACCCCGAGAGTATCAGGCCTGGAGCGAAGTCAAGAGAAAAGCTTGGAGCAGCATGTCCCAGAGCCTGTTTCTTCTTCTACCTCTTCTGTGCCCTTCTCTTGCCTGCCTCCCCCGATCACAGCCTCGGGCACGCTCCCCAGGTCCAGCCCGTTCAACGGTAACGGCAGTCGCCACAACGGCAGCCCGCCACTCTCCAAACCCAAACCTTTCCACACTTTGCCTGTACGAGCTCACTCCATCTACAACATCAACAG GAACAACACCCCAGTCAAACCTCCCCCATCTGCCTCATCTGTTGCATCTTCCTCATCCTCCATGCGCCCCCCGACTCCCTCCACCAGTGTGTCGCTGCCCTACATGAGGGGCTCAGGAGCCTCAGGGCCCCACCGCCCCCCATCCCGAGCCAACTCTGGGGCCTTGTTTGCATCCTCACCtggcctccccccccctccacctctgCTACAAGGTCCTGGCCACTCAACAGCAGCAG ACCAAGAATTACTGCGTCAAAACTTAAACTCCCACTTCTTGAATTCACAAGAGCGCGAGGGCAGACGCAGCGTCCCAGGGTCTGAAAATAATGCAGCAGCTGCAGGCGGCTCAACTCCTGGTGGTCCATCAGCATCAAACTCGGGACCGGGTTCATCAGGCCGGACGTCTCAGAACCAGCCGAGCATCCCGCCTCTGGCCTTCCAGTTTCATCATCACAACCACCAGcaccaacacacgcacacgcaccaaCACTTCACGCCCTTCCTGCACCCCACAGCAACCGCACCGCCTCTG TTTGATAAGTATGCAGGCAAAATGGACGGACTGTACCGACACCCT TTCTTCCCACAGTACCCGCCGCCCTCAGTGCCGAGTATCCAGCCTGTGATTCCTCCCACTGGGCCTTTCAGTTCCTTGCAAGGAGCATTTCAGCCAAag CCTCTTGTCCCTCAGGGAGCGGGTCCAGATATAACCGCACGACTTGGGGTTGTGCCTCACCACCTGCAGCCCAAAGACCCCAGG CTAACTGATCCATTTGGGACATCGTTGAAAATCAGTAAT AAACCAGGAAAGTGGTGTGCTATGCATGTATATGTGGCCTGGATGATTCTAAGCCATCAGAAAAAAGTGAAG CTGATGCAGGCTGATCCTCACAAGTTGGACTTCCGTAGTGACCTGCTGGCCCGTCTTCCTGGAGCTGGGGGACTGGGCCCCCTGGGCCCCATGGGAGGAGCCCTGCCTCCCTCTCATGATCTGACCAGACCTCCCAGTCTGTTCTCAGCTGCAG CGCCCCACTCCTCTTTCCTCGCACCAACTGCACACTTGG ATCCGTATGGCCGATCCCCACCCTTCACCCCACTGGGAGCCCTTGGTTCTGGTGCCTTTGGAGGACTTGGCAGCCCAACACTGG CGGGATCTGTGTATGGCCCTAAAGATTCACCAGCTAATGTGGTTGGTGGTATGTCCACCCCCAACCATCATGACCCCTGGAACCGTCTACACGGCGGCCCATCTGGGTTTGGTCCTGGCCCCAGCTGGGCTAAAGGGCCGGACAAGCGGGATGAGAGAGATCGAGCAAAGGAAATGGAGAGGAGAGACATCCCCCACATCAAGGATGAAAAGGACAGGTATGGCAGTCAGCCATTAGAAGGAAGAGCTTGGTTTTTTTGGCA GGACAATATGCTGTATGGCCGACAACCTGTGAGAATGTCTCCAGTTGCCCCTCCCTTCAAGCCCCGCAGCACCCCCCCAGTCTCTCACGTTAACGGCCACAGCAGCGCCCTGGGGCCGAGCACCGGGCCCATTGAGGACCTGACGCGCAGCTTAAATAGAGACCGAGACCGCGAGCGGGACAGAGACGGGGACAAGAGGCCGCAGCCCATGGTGTCTTCACGGGGACCTCCTCTTGGCTCTTCAGTAGCAGACAGGGACAGACCACGGTCTTCATCATCTTCTGTCCTCACCACTCCCCCGCCCTCCAACCGCTCAGCTCCGTCTCCTATGGACCTTTACTCCCGCCCGATGGCCCAGGCAGCACATCACAacgaaccctcacactcccaaAGAGACGGTAACCTTCCTTCTTCCTCCGCAGCTTCTGCCTCTGTCACTTCCTTGTCTCAGGCCAAGAAGACTGACCGGACCACAACACCCGTCTCCAAACCTCCGCTGCTTCTACCGCCAGTCAAAGTCAAAGAGGAGCGGAAAGAGGAGCCGGAGCATATCCCCATCACCCTGCCTCCCCCAGCACCCAACCACAGCTTTGAACGCCCCAACAGCCATCCACACCACCATCGTTCTGGTACCCCTTCGTCTTTATCACTGACGCCCACTCCTGGTGTTCCCCTCATGCCACCCACGCCAAACCATCCTTCCCACCAACACCTTTCGCTGCTGGACCGCTCCCGGGCCATTGAAGCGTATCTGGGGAGCACAGGTGCTGCAGGTTTGGTAATGGGTCCAGGAGGAGAGCGTTTCCACCATGGTCCAGGCCAAGGGCCATCACAGGGTCCACACAGCTTTACCTGGGACCCCTGGAGAGAACTGGCAGCtcagcagcaacatcagcaTCGTAGGGAGGCTTTGGCCCTTCGGTCAGACCCTCACCTAGCCCTGCGATCTGATCCACATCTGGCCCGTCTGCTCCAGCATCAGCGTCTTCTGGAGGccgctgcagcagcagcaaaccCTCACCACCCTCCGACATCTACCTCTGCCTCCACCTCTGCTGTCCACCAGGAGTTCGGCCTGATGGCCCATCACTTTGACCGCCCTCATCACCTCGGACCCCCAGGAGGAGGACTGATCGATGAGGAGCAGCGTGCCCAGATCCTGAGGGAAGACTTTGAGCGGGCTCGCTACTTTGGGATGCACCCACACATCCCTGCTGGCTCTCACCTCTCAAGCCCCTCTCATGCTGCTACTGCCGCTCACctggagcagctccaccctggCCTTCTCTCCCACTCGCTCCAACATGGAGCCGCTCATGCTTCCCAGCACCACGCTGGCCTCTTTGCTCGTTTAGGCCCACTAAACCCACAGCACGTGCCCAACGGCATCCTGGCAAAGACCCCTGCAGGCTTGGTGGGAGCTCTGGCAGTGGGGGCGCCGCCTCCACTCATTCCGTCCATCACCAGCCGGTCGTCCACACCTCCCCGTAGACTTGGACCAGGTGAGCTGGCACTGTACAGTGCCCACAAAGACGGAGAGTCCAGATAG
- the fbrs gene encoding autism susceptibility gene 2 protein homolog isoform X3 produces MEGPSRSTGFRQSRRSRSQRDRERRRRRVDLANERATSLSSGSDREACGTNSVLGPGGRECRPGFGRHRPPRRRKRESVSCEEDIIDGFAIASFVSLEALEMDCSLKPSQRTDMLGRRNKGKRGPEENGGGPLSEPEEGAPHSYSSSCWKSRNKRRKIECDTESDTGDKASDNDMDPVFTVSTRKVVEPAPSNMGTSMGKICPPLPARCGGVSRLMVTPRVSGLERSQEKSLEQHVPEPVSSSTSSVPFSCLPPPITASGTLPRSSPFNGNGSRHNGSPPLSKPKPFHTLPVRAHSIYNINRNNTPVKPPPSASSVASSSSSMRPPTPSTSVSLPYMRGSGASGPHRPPSRANSGALFASSPGLPPPPPLLQGPGHSTAADQELLRQNLNSHFLNSQEREGRRSVPGSENNAAAAGGSTPGGPSASNSGPGSSGRTSQNQPSIPPLAFQFHHHNHQHQHTHTHQHFTPFLHPTATAPPLFDKYAGKMDGLYRHPFFPQYPPPSVPSIQPVIPPTGPFSSLQGAFQPKPLVPQGAGPDITARLGVVPHHLQPKDPRLTDPFGTSLKISNKPGKWCAMHVYVAWMILSHQKKVKLMQADPHKLDFRSDLLARLPGAGGLGPLGPMGGALPPSHDLTRPPSLFSAAGAVNPSSAPFISPSAPHSSFLAPTAHLDPYGRSPPFTPLGALGSGAFGGLGSPTLAGSVYGPKDSPANVVGGMSTPNHHDPWNRLHGGPSGFGPGPSWAKGPDKRDERDRAKEMERRDIPHIKDEKDRYGSQPLEGRAWFFWQDNMLYGRQPVRMSPVAPPFKPRSTPPVSHVNGHSSALGPSTGPIEDLTRSLNRDRDRERDRDGDKRPQPMVSSRGPPLGSSVADRDRPRSSSSSVLTTPPPSNRSAPSPMDLYSRPMAQAAHHNEPSHSQRDGNLPSSSAASASVTSLSQAKKTDRTTTPVSKPPLLLPPVKVKEERKEEPEHIPITLPPPAPNHSFERPNSHPHHHRSGTPSSLSLTPTPGVPLMPPTPNHPSHQHLSLLDRSRAIEAYLGSTGAAGLVMGPGGERFHHGPGQGPSQGPHSFTWDPWRELAAQQQHQHRREALALRSDPHLALRSDPHLARLLQHQRLLEAAAAAANPHHPPTSTSASTSAVHQEFGLMAHHFDRPHHLGPPGGGLIDEEQRAQILREDFERARYFGMHPHIPAGSHLSSPSHAATAAHLEQLHPGLLSHSLQHGAAHASQHHAGLFARLGPLNPQHVPNGILAKTPAGLVGALAVGAPPPLIPSITSRSSTPPRRLGPGELALYSAHKDGESR; encoded by the exons ATGGACTGCTCTCTGAAGCCCAGTCAGCGCACTGACATGCTGGGAAGGAGGAACAAGGGGAAGAGAGGGCCGGAGGAGAATGGTGGAGGGCCTCTGTCCGAGCCGGAGGAAGGAGCTCCTCACAGCTACTCCAGCAGCTGTTGGAAGAGTAGAAACAAGAGGAGAAAGATAGAG TGTGACACTGAGAGTGATACAGGAGACAAG GCCTCTGACAACGACATGGACCCAGTCTTCACAGTCAGCACGAGGAAAG TAGTGGAGCCTGCCCCCTCCAACATGGGCACATCCATGGGCAAAATCTGCCCGCCTCTGCCGGCCCGTTGTGGTGGTGTCTCACGGTTGATGGTGACCCCGAGAGTATCAGGCCTGGAGCGAAGTCAAGAGAAAAGCTTGGAGCAGCATGTCCCAGAGCCTGTTTCTTCTTCTACCTCTTCTGTGCCCTTCTCTTGCCTGCCTCCCCCGATCACAGCCTCGGGCACGCTCCCCAGGTCCAGCCCGTTCAACGGTAACGGCAGTCGCCACAACGGCAGCCCGCCACTCTCCAAACCCAAACCTTTCCACACTTTGCCTGTACGAGCTCACTCCATCTACAACATCAACAG GAACAACACCCCAGTCAAACCTCCCCCATCTGCCTCATCTGTTGCATCTTCCTCATCCTCCATGCGCCCCCCGACTCCCTCCACCAGTGTGTCGCTGCCCTACATGAGGGGCTCAGGAGCCTCAGGGCCCCACCGCCCCCCATCCCGAGCCAACTCTGGGGCCTTGTTTGCATCCTCACCtggcctccccccccctccacctctgCTACAAGGTCCTGGCCACTCAACAGCAGCAG ACCAAGAATTACTGCGTCAAAACTTAAACTCCCACTTCTTGAATTCACAAGAGCGCGAGGGCAGACGCAGCGTCCCAGGGTCTGAAAATAATGCAGCAGCTGCAGGCGGCTCAACTCCTGGTGGTCCATCAGCATCAAACTCGGGACCGGGTTCATCAGGCCGGACGTCTCAGAACCAGCCGAGCATCCCGCCTCTGGCCTTCCAGTTTCATCATCACAACCACCAGcaccaacacacgcacacgcaccaaCACTTCACGCCCTTCCTGCACCCCACAGCAACCGCACCGCCTCTG TTTGATAAGTATGCAGGCAAAATGGACGGACTGTACCGACACCCT TTCTTCCCACAGTACCCGCCGCCCTCAGTGCCGAGTATCCAGCCTGTGATTCCTCCCACTGGGCCTTTCAGTTCCTTGCAAGGAGCATTTCAGCCAAag CCTCTTGTCCCTCAGGGAGCGGGTCCAGATATAACCGCACGACTTGGGGTTGTGCCTCACCACCTGCAGCCCAAAGACCCCAGG CTAACTGATCCATTTGGGACATCGTTGAAAATCAGTAAT AAACCAGGAAAGTGGTGTGCTATGCATGTATATGTGGCCTGGATGATTCTAAGCCATCAGAAAAAAGTGAAG CTGATGCAGGCTGATCCTCACAAGTTGGACTTCCGTAGTGACCTGCTGGCCCGTCTTCCTGGAGCTGGGGGACTGGGCCCCCTGGGCCCCATGGGAGGAGCCCTGCCTCCCTCTCATGATCTGACCAGACCTCCCAGTCTGTTCTCAGCTGCAG GGGCAGTCAATCCGTCCTCCGCTCCTTTTATCTCTCCGTCAGCGCCCCACTCCTCTTTCCTCGCACCAACTGCACACTTGG ATCCGTATGGCCGATCCCCACCCTTCACCCCACTGGGAGCCCTTGGTTCTGGTGCCTTTGGAGGACTTGGCAGCCCAACACTGG CGGGATCTGTGTATGGCCCTAAAGATTCACCAGCTAATGTGGTTGGTGGTATGTCCACCCCCAACCATCATGACCCCTGGAACCGTCTACACGGCGGCCCATCTGGGTTTGGTCCTGGCCCCAGCTGGGCTAAAGGGCCGGACAAGCGGGATGAGAGAGATCGAGCAAAGGAAATGGAGAGGAGAGACATCCCCCACATCAAGGATGAAAAGGACAGGTATGGCAGTCAGCCATTAGAAGGAAGAGCTTGGTTTTTTTGGCA GGACAATATGCTGTATGGCCGACAACCTGTGAGAATGTCTCCAGTTGCCCCTCCCTTCAAGCCCCGCAGCACCCCCCCAGTCTCTCACGTTAACGGCCACAGCAGCGCCCTGGGGCCGAGCACCGGGCCCATTGAGGACCTGACGCGCAGCTTAAATAGAGACCGAGACCGCGAGCGGGACAGAGACGGGGACAAGAGGCCGCAGCCCATGGTGTCTTCACGGGGACCTCCTCTTGGCTCTTCAGTAGCAGACAGGGACAGACCACGGTCTTCATCATCTTCTGTCCTCACCACTCCCCCGCCCTCCAACCGCTCAGCTCCGTCTCCTATGGACCTTTACTCCCGCCCGATGGCCCAGGCAGCACATCACAacgaaccctcacactcccaaAGAGACGGTAACCTTCCTTCTTCCTCCGCAGCTTCTGCCTCTGTCACTTCCTTGTCTCAGGCCAAGAAGACTGACCGGACCACAACACCCGTCTCCAAACCTCCGCTGCTTCTACCGCCAGTCAAAGTCAAAGAGGAGCGGAAAGAGGAGCCGGAGCATATCCCCATCACCCTGCCTCCCCCAGCACCCAACCACAGCTTTGAACGCCCCAACAGCCATCCACACCACCATCGTTCTGGTACCCCTTCGTCTTTATCACTGACGCCCACTCCTGGTGTTCCCCTCATGCCACCCACGCCAAACCATCCTTCCCACCAACACCTTTCGCTGCTGGACCGCTCCCGGGCCATTGAAGCGTATCTGGGGAGCACAGGTGCTGCAGGTTTGGTAATGGGTCCAGGAGGAGAGCGTTTCCACCATGGTCCAGGCCAAGGGCCATCACAGGGTCCACACAGCTTTACCTGGGACCCCTGGAGAGAACTGGCAGCtcagcagcaacatcagcaTCGTAGGGAGGCTTTGGCCCTTCGGTCAGACCCTCACCTAGCCCTGCGATCTGATCCACATCTGGCCCGTCTGCTCCAGCATCAGCGTCTTCTGGAGGccgctgcagcagcagcaaaccCTCACCACCCTCCGACATCTACCTCTGCCTCCACCTCTGCTGTCCACCAGGAGTTCGGCCTGATGGCCCATCACTTTGACCGCCCTCATCACCTCGGACCCCCAGGAGGAGGACTGATCGATGAGGAGCAGCGTGCCCAGATCCTGAGGGAAGACTTTGAGCGGGCTCGCTACTTTGGGATGCACCCACACATCCCTGCTGGCTCTCACCTCTCAAGCCCCTCTCATGCTGCTACTGCCGCTCACctggagcagctccaccctggCCTTCTCTCCCACTCGCTCCAACATGGAGCCGCTCATGCTTCCCAGCACCACGCTGGCCTCTTTGCTCGTTTAGGCCCACTAAACCCACAGCACGTGCCCAACGGCATCCTGGCAAAGACCCCTGCAGGCTTGGTGGGAGCTCTGGCAGTGGGGGCGCCGCCTCCACTCATTCCGTCCATCACCAGCCGGTCGTCCACACCTCCCCGTAGACTTGGACCAGGTGAGCTGGCACTGTACAGTGCCCACAAAGACGGAGAGTCCAGATAG
- the fbrs gene encoding autism susceptibility gene 2 protein homolog isoform X4: protein MEGPSRSTGFRQSRRSRSQRDRERRRRRVDLANERATSLSSGSDREACGTNSVLGPGGRECRPGFGRHRPPRRRKRESVSCEEDIIDGFAIASFVSLEALEMDCSLKPSQRTDMLGRRNKGKRGPEENGGGPLSEPEEGAPHSYSSSCWKSRNKRRKIEGHPLETGYICDTESDTGDKASDNDMDPVFTVSTRKVVEPAPSNMGTSMGKICPPLPARCGGVSRLMVTPRVSGLERSQEKSLEQHVPEPVSSSTSSVPFSCLPPPITASGTLPRSSPFNGNGSRHNGSPPLSKPKPFHTLPVRAHSIYNINRNNTPVKPPPSASSVASSSSSMRPPTPSTSVSLPYMRGSGASGPHRPPSRANSGALFASSPGLPPPPPLLQGPGHSTAADQELLRQNLNSHFLNSQEREGRRSVPGSENNAAAAGGSTPGGPSASNSGPGSSGRTSQNQPSIPPLAFQFHHHNHQHQHTHTHQHFTPFLHPTATAPPLFDKYAGKMDGLYRHPFFPQYPPPSVPSIQPVIPPTGPFSSLQGAFQPKPLVPQGAGPDITARLGVVPHHLQPKDPRKPGKWCAMHVYVAWMILSHQKKVKLMQADPHKLDFRSDLLARLPGAGGLGPLGPMGGALPPSHDLTRPPSLFSAAGAVNPSSAPFISPSAPHSSFLAPTAHLDPYGRSPPFTPLGALGSGAFGGLGSPTLAGSVYGPKDSPANVVGGMSTPNHHDPWNRLHGGPSGFGPGPSWAKGPDKRDERDRAKEMERRDIPHIKDEKDRYGSQPLEGRAWFFWQDNMLYGRQPVRMSPVAPPFKPRSTPPVSHVNGHSSALGPSTGPIEDLTRSLNRDRDRERDRDGDKRPQPMVSSRGPPLGSSVADRDRPRSSSSSVLTTPPPSNRSAPSPMDLYSRPMAQAAHHNEPSHSQRDGNLPSSSAASASVTSLSQAKKTDRTTTPVSKPPLLLPPVKVKEERKEEPEHIPITLPPPAPNHSFERPNSHPHHHRSGTPSSLSLTPTPGVPLMPPTPNHPSHQHLSLLDRSRAIEAYLGSTGAAGLVMGPGGERFHHGPGQGPSQGPHSFTWDPWRELAAQQQHQHRREALALRSDPHLALRSDPHLARLLQHQRLLEAAAAAANPHHPPTSTSASTSAVHQEFGLMAHHFDRPHHLGPPGGGLIDEEQRAQILREDFERARYFGMHPHIPAGSHLSSPSHAATAAHLEQLHPGLLSHSLQHGAAHASQHHAGLFARLGPLNPQHVPNGILAKTPAGLVGALAVGAPPPLIPSITSRSSTPPRRLGPGELALYSAHKDGESR from the exons ATGGACTGCTCTCTGAAGCCCAGTCAGCGCACTGACATGCTGGGAAGGAGGAACAAGGGGAAGAGAGGGCCGGAGGAGAATGGTGGAGGGCCTCTGTCCGAGCCGGAGGAAGGAGCTCCTCACAGCTACTCCAGCAGCTGTTGGAAGAGTAGAAACAAGAGGAGAAAGATAGAG GGACACCCTTTGGAGACTGGCTACATT TGTGACACTGAGAGTGATACAGGAGACAAG GCCTCTGACAACGACATGGACCCAGTCTTCACAGTCAGCACGAGGAAAG TAGTGGAGCCTGCCCCCTCCAACATGGGCACATCCATGGGCAAAATCTGCCCGCCTCTGCCGGCCCGTTGTGGTGGTGTCTCACGGTTGATGGTGACCCCGAGAGTATCAGGCCTGGAGCGAAGTCAAGAGAAAAGCTTGGAGCAGCATGTCCCAGAGCCTGTTTCTTCTTCTACCTCTTCTGTGCCCTTCTCTTGCCTGCCTCCCCCGATCACAGCCTCGGGCACGCTCCCCAGGTCCAGCCCGTTCAACGGTAACGGCAGTCGCCACAACGGCAGCCCGCCACTCTCCAAACCCAAACCTTTCCACACTTTGCCTGTACGAGCTCACTCCATCTACAACATCAACAG GAACAACACCCCAGTCAAACCTCCCCCATCTGCCTCATCTGTTGCATCTTCCTCATCCTCCATGCGCCCCCCGACTCCCTCCACCAGTGTGTCGCTGCCCTACATGAGGGGCTCAGGAGCCTCAGGGCCCCACCGCCCCCCATCCCGAGCCAACTCTGGGGCCTTGTTTGCATCCTCACCtggcctccccccccctccacctctgCTACAAGGTCCTGGCCACTCAACAGCAGCAG ACCAAGAATTACTGCGTCAAAACTTAAACTCCCACTTCTTGAATTCACAAGAGCGCGAGGGCAGACGCAGCGTCCCAGGGTCTGAAAATAATGCAGCAGCTGCAGGCGGCTCAACTCCTGGTGGTCCATCAGCATCAAACTCGGGACCGGGTTCATCAGGCCGGACGTCTCAGAACCAGCCGAGCATCCCGCCTCTGGCCTTCCAGTTTCATCATCACAACCACCAGcaccaacacacgcacacgcaccaaCACTTCACGCCCTTCCTGCACCCCACAGCAACCGCACCGCCTCTG TTTGATAAGTATGCAGGCAAAATGGACGGACTGTACCGACACCCT TTCTTCCCACAGTACCCGCCGCCCTCAGTGCCGAGTATCCAGCCTGTGATTCCTCCCACTGGGCCTTTCAGTTCCTTGCAAGGAGCATTTCAGCCAAag CCTCTTGTCCCTCAGGGAGCGGGTCCAGATATAACCGCACGACTTGGGGTTGTGCCTCACCACCTGCAGCCCAAAGACCCCAGG AAACCAGGAAAGTGGTGTGCTATGCATGTATATGTGGCCTGGATGATTCTAAGCCATCAGAAAAAAGTGAAG CTGATGCAGGCTGATCCTCACAAGTTGGACTTCCGTAGTGACCTGCTGGCCCGTCTTCCTGGAGCTGGGGGACTGGGCCCCCTGGGCCCCATGGGAGGAGCCCTGCCTCCCTCTCATGATCTGACCAGACCTCCCAGTCTGTTCTCAGCTGCAG GGGCAGTCAATCCGTCCTCCGCTCCTTTTATCTCTCCGTCAGCGCCCCACTCCTCTTTCCTCGCACCAACTGCACACTTGG ATCCGTATGGCCGATCCCCACCCTTCACCCCACTGGGAGCCCTTGGTTCTGGTGCCTTTGGAGGACTTGGCAGCCCAACACTGG CGGGATCTGTGTATGGCCCTAAAGATTCACCAGCTAATGTGGTTGGTGGTATGTCCACCCCCAACCATCATGACCCCTGGAACCGTCTACACGGCGGCCCATCTGGGTTTGGTCCTGGCCCCAGCTGGGCTAAAGGGCCGGACAAGCGGGATGAGAGAGATCGAGCAAAGGAAATGGAGAGGAGAGACATCCCCCACATCAAGGATGAAAAGGACAGGTATGGCAGTCAGCCATTAGAAGGAAGAGCTTGGTTTTTTTGGCA GGACAATATGCTGTATGGCCGACAACCTGTGAGAATGTCTCCAGTTGCCCCTCCCTTCAAGCCCCGCAGCACCCCCCCAGTCTCTCACGTTAACGGCCACAGCAGCGCCCTGGGGCCGAGCACCGGGCCCATTGAGGACCTGACGCGCAGCTTAAATAGAGACCGAGACCGCGAGCGGGACAGAGACGGGGACAAGAGGCCGCAGCCCATGGTGTCTTCACGGGGACCTCCTCTTGGCTCTTCAGTAGCAGACAGGGACAGACCACGGTCTTCATCATCTTCTGTCCTCACCACTCCCCCGCCCTCCAACCGCTCAGCTCCGTCTCCTATGGACCTTTACTCCCGCCCGATGGCCCAGGCAGCACATCACAacgaaccctcacactcccaaAGAGACGGTAACCTTCCTTCTTCCTCCGCAGCTTCTGCCTCTGTCACTTCCTTGTCTCAGGCCAAGAAGACTGACCGGACCACAACACCCGTCTCCAAACCTCCGCTGCTTCTACCGCCAGTCAAAGTCAAAGAGGAGCGGAAAGAGGAGCCGGAGCATATCCCCATCACCCTGCCTCCCCCAGCACCCAACCACAGCTTTGAACGCCCCAACAGCCATCCACACCACCATCGTTCTGGTACCCCTTCGTCTTTATCACTGACGCCCACTCCTGGTGTTCCCCTCATGCCACCCACGCCAAACCATCCTTCCCACCAACACCTTTCGCTGCTGGACCGCTCCCGGGCCATTGAAGCGTATCTGGGGAGCACAGGTGCTGCAGGTTTGGTAATGGGTCCAGGAGGAGAGCGTTTCCACCATGGTCCAGGCCAAGGGCCATCACAGGGTCCACACAGCTTTACCTGGGACCCCTGGAGAGAACTGGCAGCtcagcagcaacatcagcaTCGTAGGGAGGCTTTGGCCCTTCGGTCAGACCCTCACCTAGCCCTGCGATCTGATCCACATCTGGCCCGTCTGCTCCAGCATCAGCGTCTTCTGGAGGccgctgcagcagcagcaaaccCTCACCACCCTCCGACATCTACCTCTGCCTCCACCTCTGCTGTCCACCAGGAGTTCGGCCTGATGGCCCATCACTTTGACCGCCCTCATCACCTCGGACCCCCAGGAGGAGGACTGATCGATGAGGAGCAGCGTGCCCAGATCCTGAGGGAAGACTTTGAGCGGGCTCGCTACTTTGGGATGCACCCACACATCCCTGCTGGCTCTCACCTCTCAAGCCCCTCTCATGCTGCTACTGCCGCTCACctggagcagctccaccctggCCTTCTCTCCCACTCGCTCCAACATGGAGCCGCTCATGCTTCCCAGCACCACGCTGGCCTCTTTGCTCGTTTAGGCCCACTAAACCCACAGCACGTGCCCAACGGCATCCTGGCAAAGACCCCTGCAGGCTTGGTGGGAGCTCTGGCAGTGGGGGCGCCGCCTCCACTCATTCCGTCCATCACCAGCCGGTCGTCCACACCTCCCCGTAGACTTGGACCAGGTGAGCTGGCACTGTACAGTGCCCACAAAGACGGAGAGTCCAGATAG